The Wansuia hejianensis genomic interval CGCGGTTATTTTCCGGCTGGATCTTCAGTGCCGTCTGTGGAAAGGAGGGACGCTGTATTGGGAAAGAGTGAAGACCGGTCCATCCGGCTGACTCCCGGCAGATATCGGGCGGGCCGGGATAACGGTAAAATTTCCGGGAACCCGTGGAACAGTGTCTGGTATCTCTATTACCTAATCGCGTCGCTGTCTCTGGCATTCTGGTTTTCTTCTATGATGCGGCTGGATATTTCCACCGGATGGGTGACGGCTATTGTAGTCTTTTGGGATCTCTGGTATGCGCTGGTATTTCTGTCTAAGAAAACAATGAGAATCCTGGTGCCTGTCACAGCGGCGGGGGTTGCGGCTGCCGTGTACTGGCAGTGGAACGAAATCTGGCGGGGACTGGCATGGATCGCCAATACTTATGCCGGATATATCCAGGAACATTATCAGTACAGCCCGGGGTATCTGGAAGCGGATAGCGAGCCGGAATCTCTGATACCGGTCATAGCGGCGGGAGCCGCCATAGCCTTGTTTTTTGCTGCTTATTCAATTATATGGAAGAGAAGGGCCAGGGCATTAATTCTCATGACGCTGGTTTTGCTGTGCGCCGGGCTTACGGTTAATCAGTTCCCACAGCCGGTGCCGGCTGTGACTGCAGTGCTGGCAGCCTATGGAATTACCTGCATGAAGAGCCGGGGAGGCAGAGACGCATCCGGGTGTATGCAGGCAAAGGCTGGTATCTGTGGGCTTTTGCTGGCGGGGGCTGTAGCCCTTATCAGCTATTTTGTGATAAGCCCGCCGCTTACGGAGAGAATGATCGCGCTGCACCCTGACGTACAGGATTTCCAAAACCGGGTGGAGGCCAGGCTGGGCAATGCGCTGGAGGATTCGGTGTTTCAGGGAAACAGTCCCTTCGGGAACTGGCAGGGAATGATTGAGAGTGGAGCGCTATCCAATCAGGTGGCGCGACGGGAGCATGTGACGGCGCTTCGTGTGACAGCCGGCCGCCGGCCGGATCAGGCAATTTATTTTAAAGGCTTTATAGGAGGGGTGTATCAGGGGAAATACTGGCAGGAAATATCAGATGAGAATTTCAACGCTGCTGCGGAGAGCTGGAATATCTATGAGGAAGGTCAGGCCGGGGAGCAGGCGAAAGCGTTGCTGCAGTCTTTTCCCTATCAGTGGCTGGGGGCTTCCGGCGCTGACCAGGTGGCGTTTGATATGGAGCTTGAGGAGGTGGCCGGGGACTATGCATACCTCCCGTATTTTTCCAGTGTATTAAATGGGGATTCCGGTATGCCGCGGCTGTTGGCGGACGGTGAGGCTCTGAGAAATGGCAGTTCAGGATTTGAGGGATCGCTGATCGAAGATTCGCCGCTGTTGATAAGCCCATATCTGTATTCCACCGTCTATGCCGGCGGGAATGAGGAATTTCAGGGGATGAGCGCCTATGAAGAATATGTGTCGGAAAATTATATGTATGTGCCCAAAGATAGACTGGACAGGATGAAGGAGCATGTAAACGGGCGGATTCAGGCTTTTACCGGCGCGAATGGATATTATCCGACTCTCATAGAAGTGACAGATATGATCAGAGAAGATCTGTCAAGCTGCAGCTACAGTCTGAACCTGGGACCTCTGCCCTCCGATGTGGATTATACGGAAAATTTCTTTTTTGACCAGAAAGAAGGCTTTTGTACCCATTTTGCAAGCACGGCTGTATTGATGTACCGTCTGTCAGGGTATCCGGCCAGATATGTGACGGGGTATATTGCCAAGCCTTCGGAATTCCGGGAGAATGAGGAAGGTTCTTATACCGCGGAGGTGAAAGATGAGAGCGCCCATGCCTGGGCGGAGGTCTTTGTTCCACAGCTGGGATGGGTTCCGGTTGAGATGACGCCGGGATTTTCCAGTGGCGGCGGCGATGCTGCACAGGCGGAAATAGGCGGTGCGGACCCCTATGAGGCTGTGACGATTCAGACGCCTGGGCCTACGAAGGAAGAGACTCCGGCTCCCGACAGGACGCCATCGGGAGCGGAGATTCCGGGAGCGCCGGAGACGAAGACCTTAGAACGGCCGCTGCCGCCGGCTCTGCCGGCTGTATTGTTGGTACTGTCGGCTGCCGCCGCCGCAGTTCTGGTGCTTGTACTGCGGCGGATGTGGATCTGCATGAGGAGAAACAAGAAATTCGGGCTGCGAAATTACAGCAGAGCGGTTCTGGCGATTGTAAGAGAGACTGAGAAGATGATGGGAAGCGCCGGATATCATCCCCCGGAGGGACTGTCGGATGCCGATTATGCGAAAAAGGTGCAGGAGGATTTTGAGCTGTTGGAGCCGGATGAGTTTGTCCGGTTTATGGAACTGGGCGAGCATGCCTGCTTTTCGGAAGAAATGCTTACGGCGCAGGAAGTAAAGGAATGTCTCTGTGTATATCACCGTTTAGAGAGTTATTTCTGCAAAAAGCACGGAAATCTTTGGAAATTTTGGTGGCGTTTCATAAAATGCTATTAAATTTTCATACAATTTAGACAATGCTGAATTTATAGGCAAAAGCGCCGGAAACCCCAGTAAAATCAATGGTTTTCGGCGTTTTAAATGTCTTGAAATTTGGGTTAAAAAAATTGGATAAAACGGAACGGTTTGTCACAGGTTAGTCACAAATTTTTATCTTCTCTATTTCTACCCGAAGGTCTTCCAAAGTGCGGTGTCCATAGATTCGATTGGTAATGTCTGACCCGAAGCTGTGCCCCAGCATTCGCTTTCGGTCATTATCCTCGACCTTGAATTTCTCGCAAAGTCGGGAGAATGTGTGCCGACAGTCGTGCGGAGTGTGTTTGGGGATGCCAATAGCTTCCAGAGAGATATACATATCCTCTCGCAACGTGGCCACGCGCCCCAACAGACATCCGTATTTTTTTAACCGCTTATATACAAATGGACGGATAGCCGAATGGATCGGGACAATGCGATCTTTACTGGAGCGGGTTTTCACGCCGCCTTTGAAATAATTTTCTTTTAGATTGACTTCTATCGTTTTGTAAGCTTGAATTCTAAATCCTGAATAGCACATGATCAAGATAAATGCCACAATATCATTGTCCTTATGTGCCCAGAGAATATTTAGCTCATCATCAGTAAACGGTACGCCATGTTCGTCATCATCTTCAGTGTTGATCTTGACATGCGCAGAGTAGTCCTTTTCACACAACTCATAAATCTCTGCGTATCCATACATTTGATGGAACAGAGAAACTATAAGCTCCTTGCTGGCGTGTTTCAGAGGGCAATTATCCACAACGTCTTGTAGATCCTGGTGACGCAAGTCGGCAAAAGTCTTGTCATGTAGGGAGGCGCTGTTTTTAAAGGCCGTTTTAGTGCTGTCTAATGTGGATTTTGCATACTCGCGGCTCTGATCCGTCTCAAATTTCCAGTGGTAAAATTCCTCATATACCTCTTTGAATGTCTTGCTCTTTTCCTGTGTCTTTACACCCTTAACCAGATTGTAGTCCGCGAGGATGCGCTGGGCTACGCTGGCCAGATCTGATCTGCTGTCGGCGCCGATTTCCAGTGTCTTTTCCATGCCTGGAGTATAGGTTCCCGCCTTGTAGGCCGTCAGGACTGTGAATCCTTTTATCCAGTCGTCTACGTAGCACAGGGCTTTCGGTACCATCGGCTGTCCATCCAGCGTAAATTCTGTTGTTGGCGGGTGGACTGCATACGGGTTCCGCCGGCCTTTACCCAGATAGCGGATGCTTCCGTAACCGTTTGGCAGTTTAGGGTATTTTTTTCTCTTTGGCATAGTATCATCCTCCTAAAAAAGCGCATAAAAATAACAGCCAGAGAACTTTTATTCTCTTGCGTGGCTGCTCCGAAGATGATACAATATACATGGTCATAATAGTGTATCTCTTCGGAGATCGGTCGGTCTGGTGTTGGTAGCACCGGGCCGGTTTTATTATGGATTATCCGGAAGCTTTCCGGAATTTGAAACAATTTTTTTGTCTTGAGATTTAACACGACGTTCAAGCTTTTTTATATCTTCTGATGCCGGAAGTTCTTCTGGTTTAATACCTCGCCTTCCCAACATATCCCTTACAGAAGAATTGTTTTGCACGTGTTCTTCTGTAATAGAAAATTCTCCGCGCAAATCTTTTTCTTCTACATTATAATTGGTCATTTCTGTGGCGAGATTCTTGGCCGCAATCGTTAACGTCGGGAGGAAGTCGGCTAAAGGACGATTCTCCTTAACGCCCAGTCGCTGTTTCATTTCTTGAGTGGTATTTCCACCAAACAATGCATAATCTCCTTTTGAACGTATTCTGCCGAATCCGGCATCGTCAACTCCCCTTTCGTATATATTTTGAGAAAGTCTTTTTTCAGATTCTTTAAGCCTGTCGCGAGCTGCTGTTCTTTCAATAAATGACAGTCTTTCTTCAATAATCTCCTGCTTACGAGTTTGAACAGCAAAGTAGCTTTGCGCAAATGCGATTTCTTCTTTTTTTGGATCGCCATTTTGAGCGATAAGATAACAAGCGTATCTTGTTAACATATAGTCTTTAACAGGTCGTTGCCCACCTTTAGCTATTTGGATCAATTTCGTGACCTCACGAAAATGATCAAAGGTATCAATGCCGCTAGTTTGACATGAATCCATCGCGCGAAGAATTGCTTTGTCAAAATTTTCCCATCGCTCGTATCCAAGTAACGGCATTAGGTCACGAGCATACCAAAATTCGATGCCATAATCATCATTGTTTTGTAGTATACTGTCATATTTAGATTTTATAAATGTAAGTTTTGTTTTATCCATATTCCTCCTTTTTGTCTAACTTCTTAACCGTATGGAATCGCATTCGGTTAGATTGGTTCCTGTTGGCGCAGGGGCCGGTTTTTGTTTGACAAAATAGTGATGTTGACATATAATATACTTAACAAGACAGCCAGTAAGGGAGGTTAGGGCTCCCCGTTCTGGCAAAAATATGTAAGCTAAAGATTTAGCCGCCTATTCTTTTCCAGAGAGCAGGGCGGCTATTTCTTATGTGTCAAATTGAGGATGGATACAATTAAACCAGCAAATGCTAAAATAATCATAAACTCTTCATATGTGTTCATAAGCATCCCCTCCTGTCAAGACTCAGGACGAGGAACCGTAGCCGCTCTACTGGCTGCCCTGGTAAGCATATTATATTGTCAAGGTGCCCCGCCCCGTGGGGCGGGAAATTAAAACGCCAGTGGCGAATTAATCACAATCCTCCATACAAATGTTCTTCTTCCGCTCGCGCGAAGAAATCTACTCCGTAGCGTTCCAGCTTTTGCATGTCTTTTTCAACCCGCGCCAGTTCTTTACGGATGCGCCTCTGCCTGCGTTTAATGGCCTGTATGCGCTTAAGAAACTGATTTCCGGTCATAATCACAGGCTTTTGATCTTGAGTTCCGACCTGTGGCGAATGTTGACTTTGCGCATGCGCCAGCGCTTCGATCTGCTGCACGTCTTCCCTCTGAAAATCTAATCCTTTGATGTGTTCCATGCCGTGCCAATATGATTTAGCCTGAGCGTCCGTTGAAATTCTCGCGTTTATAAAAATTGTAAAACTTCCATCTTCATTTTCTGTTACTATTTCCTTTGCCTTGGTATCTGGCCAATCCATAAGGACGACATTAACAACCGGTGTCATTGTCACCGCGCTCCTTTCTTTTCAATGCCATAAGCATATCATAAGTAGTTTTTAGGTCCTCAGGGGTCGCGTCCTGGGCTGCATCGAAAAGAACCTTCAGATCTTTGTTTTCAAATAATTTCTGTGCCATTGCGGCGGTATCATCATTTAAGTAATATTTGTCTCCTTCGTTTTCTTTTCCTGTCATAAGATAGTTTACAGATACATCAAAATAATCTGCAAGTTTCTGGACTTTTTCCATGCTTGGCTTGCTCGTATTGATTTTACATAAAGATCCTCTGGCAAATCCCAATTCTTTTTCAGTGCCTGTAACTGTCACGCCTTTTTGCTTACACAACTCTTTAATCATCTCATATGTCAACATAACGCACTCCTAAAAAAGTTGAAAAAAATACGCAAAAGGTATTGACATATTGAAAATAATACGTATAATGAAATGTAGAAAGTTGAAAATAATACGTAATATCAATATGTAAAATAGCTTTCAGTTTGTGGTTATTCTGATTATAGAATATTTTACGCAAAAAGTCAATAAAATTGCGTATTATTTTCAAAAAAGCGTTTATGAGAAAGGAGGAAAAACATTGCTATACGACAATGTAAAAAAACTTTGTGACGAGAGGCATATCCCAGTTATCAAGCTAGAAAGAGAACTTGAATTTCCGCGTAGCAGTATCTGCAAGTGGAATGAAAACGAGCCCGGAATACGAAAGGTACAAAAGGTAGCTGATTACTTCGGCGTATCGATCGAGAAACTGTTAGAAGAGAAGGAGGTGGTGTGAGATGCAAGAATCAAATTGCCGCGATCCAGCGAAAGAAACCATGTCAGTGCCTGAAGCTGCACGGATTTTAGGCTGCAATGCACAGGCTGTCCGAGAGAGGATCAAAGCCGGGATATGGGATTTCGGAGAACGAATCCCACGGGAAAAGACTGGGAACAAACAAAACTCATATGTGATTTACCGCCGGAAGCTGTACCGGCATATTGGGAAGGAGGTGTAACAGATGCCTGAATGGACAGAATGGCCCCAGGCCGGGAACATCCACCTACGTCAGCGGCCACAGCCTACATACTGGCAGCGGCACAAGAGAACGCTGTTGAAGGTTTTAACGGCTGCCGCAGGAGTTGCCGGAATCATATTATTATATCGGGTAGAACAAGACCCACGCTGGGGGCTGGCGGCAATCCCGCTACTGGTGGGTGCCTTAATCGCCCAGAGCTGGGCGGGGAAGGAGGCAACATGAAAAAGGCAGAGCTTGAAAGACAATACACATGGATAGTAAAAGAGGTAAGAGAGCTGCGAGAGACATCAGGTTGGGAGGATGACCGTATCCGTTGCTTTTTGATCGGAGTCGTGACTGCCGGCGATAGTTGCTACACAAGTAGCCAGCTCAGAAGGATCTTCGATTTGGTCAAAAGATGAGCTTACCTCAAGCAAAAGCCCCGGAATGAGCCAAATCCGGGGCCAGAGGATAATAGTAAGGAGACCACTAGTTGTATCCTCATTGTAAGGTGGACTGAGAAAAAAGTCAAGAAAAACGACAAAAATTGCGTGCAAAAACGACAGAAAGTGTACACAGCGTCTGAAAACAGGAGGAGGAACCAACAAATGAAGGAACGGATGACGCGCAAGAACCCGCAGGGGATGGGATACAGGGTTTGGCTGGACCATGCCGGCTCCTTTCGGATCGAAAGCCAAGGCGGGGAGCTGTTCCTGTTAGGGGACCTGGCGGACAAGCTGGGGTATCTGGAGGATGAAGAGGAGAAAAGGAGGAAGAAGAGATGAACGTATATCAGAAGATTTACGAAGTGATGGCAGCGGTTGGCTACCTGTCGAAAGATGGGAAAGCGGAATACGGGAAGATGAAGTACAGAACCTTAAGTGCCAGAAAAGTGACAGAGGCCGTCCGTGAGAAGCTGTTAGAGACAGGGCTTGTGATCCTGCCGGTGCGTCAGGAGAGCCACCGGGAAGGTCAGCTGACGACCGTATCGGTCACTTACCGGATCGTGAACACGGAAAAACCAGAGGAGTTTGTGGAGGTAGCATCCCAGGGAGAGGGGTTTGACTCTACGGACAAAGGGATGGGGAAGGCCCTGACCAATGCGTATAAATATATGCTGCTGCGTACCTTCGCGATAGCGACCGGAGAGCAGGAGGTAAGGAGAGAGGATCCAAAGAGGCAGTGCCGTCCGGCCAGTGAGCGCCAGAAAAGCGAGATCAAGGAGCTGTGCGACGCAAACCGGGTCGATTTAGAGAGCTGGCTGTTTCAGAGAGGGTACAGCTGGATGGAGCTGACGGAAGGGCAGGCAAGCTCTATGCTGGAGAAATTGACCAGCAGCTTTGGATAAAAAGAAACAGCACATAGGAGGGGCCCCATGTGCTGAATCCCAAGCAATTATAAAATTTGGAATCGTTAAGTCATGCTTATTATAGCATGCATAGGCCCCCAAAAGCAAGAGGGAAACAGGCGTTTTTTTCGCCTGTTTCGACCTCGATAAAGATATTAAATTTAGCCAAAGGCGGGCGGGTGCGATGGGAGTAAAGCGAAAAACGACGGTCTTACGAAAAGGAGAGATCATAGACGTGGAAGAATACCATGACGGGAATTACGGGTCACCCGGGAAGCGTCGGGAAAAGAAGGTGAAGGCAACGAACGAGCAGATGCAGAAAGTCAATGCGTATCACAAGATGCGCCGGGCCCGCCAGAGGCTTTTGGAATACTTTGACCCGGGTGATTTATTCGCGACCTGGACCTATGAGCCCAGGGAGCGACCAAAGGATATGAAAGGAGCTTTGCGGGACTTTAAGAGGGCGATCGGGAAGGTGCGCAAAGAATACAAAAAACGGGGAAAGCCCCTTTTCTGGATCCGAAACATTGAGAGGGGGACCAAAGGAGCCTGGCACATCCACCTGGTGGTCAAGGAGATTGGGGAGAGCGGGGACATCGTACGCAAGGCCTGGCCCCATGGAGGGACCTATCTGACACAGATCCGGAAAAATGAAAAAATCTACGATGAGGATTTCACGAAGCTGGCCAGCTATCTGACGAAAGATGCGCGCACCACCCAAACGAAAAAGGACGGATCTTTGTCTCTTCCCCGCATCCGGGAAGCCAGCTATGGGACCAGCCGGAACATGCCGCTTCCGCTTCCCAAGGAGGAGCGGTTAGTCAGATGGAAGAAGGAGCCGGAATCGAAGAAGGGGTACTATCTGTTGAACGTCCGGGAGGGGATCAACCCGGTGACGGGCTATCAGTACCGAAGGTACACCATGATACGGCTAAGGAGGGAAGAACATGCAGGCAAACGTATACATAGAGGCCGACAGCCGCGAACCGAAAAAGAAACAGCGGATCGTAGGCTACGTGCTGGAAAGTACGGTCAGGGGAGAGATAAGGACCAAAGACGAGTTCTTTGAGGTGGAGGAGAGCTTCCATGGAAGCATGGTGATGGCGATCAAAAAAGCCCTGGCCCGGTTTCAAAAGCCCTGTGAAATCACGATCCATGCGCCGGACGCCTGGACGCTGAACATGCTGGAGAGCCAGCTGGAGAAATGGGCGGCTCAGAACTTTCTGACCGGGAAGAAAGCGCCGATTGCCTGGCAGAAGGAATGGATGCATATCTGGCTGAAGGCGAAGGAGCATACGATCCTCTGTAAGAGGGGGAAGCACGCCTATACAGAGTGGATGCAGGAAAAGATGAAGGGAGGTGGATGGAATGATGCTGGGGACAGAAGTACAGGTGAAAAGATATGATCCTGAGACGAAACGGCCAAAGAAGAAAAAGATGGTGCTCATGGAGAAATACCGGTTTTTCGGCCTGTTTGTGGATGAACACGGCATTCGGGAATGCTTCACCTGGCAACAGCTGCGGCAGATCGAACAGGGGGAAGGGGCATAAAAGTGAAAATCGTTATAGAAAATCAGATGGGGAAAAATTGGCGTCTAAATCAGTAAATACTGAATCGGAGGGGCATTTTATTGATACCAACAAAACAATCAGAAAAAGTGAATATTTTACCAGAAAGGGAAAAATATGACCGGATATCCAAAGCAGGAATGGAAGAAAAAACGCATCAGGCATAGACGGAGCATTTTGCCCTCTGCTCACAACGGATCTTGCTTTTTGTGCGCGCTCCTGCATGAGGATGAGAGGCAAAAGAGAGTGCTGCACACGCATCACGTGTTCGGAGGGCCGAACCGGAAGGCATCGGAACAGTACGGCCTGACCGTACCGTTGTGTCCGGAGCATCATACGCAAGGGAAAGAGGCAGCACACAGAAACCAGGAAATAGCCGCTCTTCTTCACCGGCTTGGCCAGGAGGCCTTTGAAAAGCGTTTTCCGGATCTTGATTTCCTTGAAATCTTTGGGAGAAATTACAAATGAGCTACAAGAAAGCGCCAGGCTGCGTCTTTCCGGACTGTGAGCATTGCCCGCTAAAGGACTGTGAAACCTATGGCTGTTTCCCAGGAGAAAGCAAACGGAACGCCTATTTCGGGGAACTGCCAGGAAGTAAAGCAGAAAGCAAAAGAAAGAGGGAAAAAGAGTATGCGCAAAATATCAAAGATGTATCAATGGAGCAAAGGAGCCGATTACCGGAATGTCTGCAAGTGGTGCCGCAACCTCGTAAAAGTAAAGCAGAGGCAGAGGACAGCCTATAAGTGCAGGATTTACGGGGTAACAGAAACACCGGAAACGGACTGGCAGCCCCAGCACATTGCCTGCAAGGCCTTTAACCTGGATTACCAGGGAGTACCCGTGATCCAGGGAGGGCAGCGGAAGAAGGCGGCAGAGGACATAGAGGGCCAGCTGAGCATAGCCGATATACCCGGGGTAATGCCCGAATCAAAATATAAGACGTACAGGTGTGATCCATCCGCCATGTGATCAAATAAAGAGAAAAGAAAGGAGAACCCCTCATCCCTAAAGTGCAAACCTTCAAGCAAGCTGCCGGGGCGGCGGCAGCGGAAAGCGGAGAGGGGACAAGGAAGATGAAAGCAAAGTATGAAACCTGCATCCATGTACAAGAGGTTGGGAGCTATGCGGTGTATGTGCGTCCGTCCTGCCCTAAGGCAACGATGATCAAAGGGGTGCTGGTCAGCAGCAAGAAGCGCTGCGCATCCTGCAGAAATTGGAAGGAGAGAACGACATGAAACGAACCAGAAAAGAATACAAAACACTCATCGAAGACCGGATAAAGATGAAAAATCGTCTGCAGAGGCTGGAGGAACAGATTACCCGGTGGATAGGAGATATCCTGGAGGAGCGCGATCGGGAACAGACAGAGTACAGACGGATGCTGAAAGAACTGGCAAAACGTATCTGCATTCTGGAGGAACAGCTGGCCGTGCGAAAGGGGAAAACCAAAGCAGACGGGGAGGCCGAAGGCTTGGAGGAGGCAGAAAAGAGCAGGCCTTTAAGCGCGCCGGAGCTTTATGATTGCAGGGAGGATCTGCCGGTTTACTAGACAGATGGGAAAAGGAGCGGGTGATGGGAACGAACTATCAGGAAGACCGGTACGTACGGTGCCCGTTTTACAAGCGGGAGAACCGCCTGGAGATCAAATGCGAGGGCCTGTGCGGGAGGTACACCAACAACATCTTTGCCGGAAAACGGAAGAAGGACGCCTTTAAGGAAGACTTTTGCACCGGGTACTATTGGAACTGCCCGCTGTACCGGGCACTGGAGGAGGATACGTGAAGCATAGGGAGCGTCTTTACGAATGCCCCGCAGATATACCTTGTGGAACAGCAAAGCTGTTCCCCCGCCCCGTCAGGGGCATGTGTTGCGGGATACTCTGGAGTATACCCTGTGGAACAGCAAAGCTGTTCCCCCGCCCCGTCAGGGGCATGTGTTGCGGGATACTCTGGAGTATACCCTGTGGAACAGCGTGTGCTGTTCCCCTGCCCCGACAGGGGCATGAGTTACGGGATACTCTGGAGTATAGGAAATATGCGCATTTGGAGCGGATCAAGGCCCGCTCTTTTTCCCGTTTTTGGAAGGGGGTGAGACAAGGCCGAGCGTTTTCACCCCCAAAAAGGGTCTCTCCCCCCTAAAAAAGGGCCGATACCCCCTAAAAAACACCCTCCAAAACCGGGCAGTTTACCACACCCCCAAACCCCGCATAAATACTGGTACTGCCGGCATTTTTAAGGGCCAAAAAACACCTAAGTAACACCTAAGGTAAATGGCCACCTGCAAAATTCCTCCCAAACGCCCCCATTTTACCCCCTTAGGGGTAAGGTATGAAAATCCCTCCAAATATGTCACAATAAAGACTATAGGGCAGGGCAGCAGATGAACAGGAAAACGAAATTGACGGACAAGCAGGAACGGTTTGTGCAGGAGCTTTTGCGTGGCGCCACCCAGCGGGACGCCTACAAGGCCGCCTATGGCTGTAAGAACTGGAAGGTTTCGGCGATTGATGCGCAGGCCTCGAAGCTTTTGAAGGATCCAAAGGTGGCAGAGAGGCGGGAAGCGCTCAAGCAGAGGGCCATCGATCTTGCGGGGCAGGACGCAGCCTCCGTGCGGGCCCTGATCCTGGAAACAGAGATCGCCATTGCCTCGGCGGATCTGGGGAAGGTGTATGAGCTGGGAAGGGACAAAAGCGGACGCTTAACGGCCAAAATCAAGGATCTGGACTCCCTCGATACCCGGGCGATCCAGGAAATACGGTTTGATCCTTACGGGCGCCCGATGATCAAGCTGTACGACAAGCAGACGGCGATAAGGGCTTTGAAGGAATATTACGGCATAGAACCACAGGAGCAGGAGCAGACGAAGATAGAGATCGAGCTGAAAAAGGCAGAGGAGGCAGACCGATGAAAAAGGTCATCCTTAGGCTAAACGAACCCAGTGAAAAACAGTGGATGTTTTTAAAGGATACGCACAGGTATGTAGGCTATGGAGGTGCCAGGGGCGGCGGGAAGTCCTGGTCGATCCGGTTCAAGGCAATCATCTTAGGTCTTCGGCGGGAGGGGATCAAGATGCTGATCGTGCGAAGGACCTATGAGGAGCTGGAGAAGAACCATATCCGGCAGTTAAAGGATCTCTTGCTTCCGCTTGGGATTGCCAAATACAATGCCACCCGGAGGATCTTCACCTTTGTGACAGGCAGCACCATCGAGTTTGCCTACTGCCAAAGAGATGATGACCTGGGAAGGCTGCAGGGGGCGGAGTTCGATGTGATCTTCGTGGACGAGGCCACCCAGCTGTCGGAATACCAGCTAAAGGTGATTGCCGCCTGCTGCCGTGGGGCGAACGATTTTCCAAAACGGATCTATTATACCTGCAACCCGGGAGGCCAGGGGCACGCTTACATCAAACGGATCTTTATCGATAAACGCTACGTGGATGGGGAAAACCCGGAGGATTATTCCTTTATCCAGGCGAAGGTAACGGATAACCAGGCACTGATGAGCAAAGATCCGGAGTACCTGCGGATGCTGGAGGCGCTGCCTCCAAAGCTTCGGGAGGCCTGGCTGAATGGAAGCTGGGACATCTTTCAGGGGCAGTTTTTTGAGGAGTTTTTAGACGATCCCAAGCACTATGAGGACCGGGCCTGGACCCATGTGATCGAGCCCTTTGACATTCCCATTGGCTGGAGGATCTACAGATCCTACGATTTCGGCTACAGCAA includes:
- a CDS encoding transglutaminase-like domain-containing protein, which gives rise to MGKSEDRSIRLTPGRYRAGRDNGKISGNPWNSVWYLYYLIASLSLAFWFSSMMRLDISTGWVTAIVVFWDLWYALVFLSKKTMRILVPVTAAGVAAAVYWQWNEIWRGLAWIANTYAGYIQEHYQYSPGYLEADSEPESLIPVIAAGAAIALFFAAYSIIWKRRARALILMTLVLLCAGLTVNQFPQPVPAVTAVLAAYGITCMKSRGGRDASGCMQAKAGICGLLLAGAVALISYFVISPPLTERMIALHPDVQDFQNRVEARLGNALEDSVFQGNSPFGNWQGMIESGALSNQVARREHVTALRVTAGRRPDQAIYFKGFIGGVYQGKYWQEISDENFNAAAESWNIYEEGQAGEQAKALLQSFPYQWLGASGADQVAFDMELEEVAGDYAYLPYFSSVLNGDSGMPRLLADGEALRNGSSGFEGSLIEDSPLLISPYLYSTVYAGGNEEFQGMSAYEEYVSENYMYVPKDRLDRMKEHVNGRIQAFTGANGYYPTLIEVTDMIREDLSSCSYSLNLGPLPSDVDYTENFFFDQKEGFCTHFASTAVLMYRLSGYPARYVTGYIAKPSEFRENEEGSYTAEVKDESAHAWAEVFVPQLGWVPVEMTPGFSSGGGDAAQAEIGGADPYEAVTIQTPGPTKEETPAPDRTPSGAEIPGAPETKTLERPLPPALPAVLLVLSAAAAAVLVLVLRRMWICMRRNKKFGLRNYSRAVLAIVRETEKMMGSAGYHPPEGLSDADYAKKVQEDFELLEPDEFVRFMELGEHACFSEEMLTAQEVKECLCVYHRLESYFCKKHGNLWKFWWRFIKCY
- a CDS encoding tyrosine-type recombinase/integrase, whose product is MPKRKKYPKLPNGYGSIRYLGKGRRNPYAVHPPTTEFTLDGQPMVPKALCYVDDWIKGFTVLTAYKAGTYTPGMEKTLEIGADSRSDLASVAQRILADYNLVKGVKTQEKSKTFKEVYEEFYHWKFETDQSREYAKSTLDSTKTAFKNSASLHDKTFADLRHQDLQDVVDNCPLKHASKELIVSLFHQMYGYAEIYELCEKDYSAHVKINTEDDDEHGVPFTDDELNILWAHKDNDIVAFILIMCYSGFRIQAYKTIEVNLKENYFKGGVKTRSSKDRIVPIHSAIRPFVYKRLKKYGCLLGRVATLREDMYISLEAIGIPKHTPHDCRHTFSRLCEKFKVEDNDRKRMLGHSFGSDITNRIYGHRTLEDLRVEIEKIKICD
- a CDS encoding rolling circle replication-associated protein, with amino-acid sequence MGVKRKTTVLRKGEIIDVEEYHDGNYGSPGKRREKKVKATNEQMQKVNAYHKMRRARQRLLEYFDPGDLFATWTYEPRERPKDMKGALRDFKRAIGKVRKEYKKRGKPLFWIRNIERGTKGAWHIHLVVKEIGESGDIVRKAWPHGGTYLTQIRKNEKIYDEDFTKLASYLTKDARTTQTKKDGSLSLPRIREASYGTSRNMPLPLPKEERLVRWKKEPESKKGYYLLNVREGINPVTGYQYRRYTMIRLRREEHAGKRIHRGRQPRTEKETADRRLRAGKYGQGRDKDQRRVL
- a CDS encoding ERF family protein, with the protein product MNVYQKIYEVMAAVGYLSKDGKAEYGKMKYRTLSARKVTEAVREKLLETGLVILPVRQESHREGQLTTVSVTYRIVNTEKPEEFVEVASQGEGFDSTDKGMGKALTNAYKYMLLRTFAIATGEQEVRREDPKRQCRPASERQKSEIKELCDANRVDLESWLFQRGYSWMELTEGQASSMLEKLTSSFG
- a CDS encoding putative holin-like toxin, whose translation is MLMNTYEEFMIILAFAGLIVSILNLTHKK
- the dinD gene encoding DNA damage-inducible protein D; the protein is MDKTKLTFIKSKYDSILQNNDDYGIEFWYARDLMPLLGYERWENFDKAILRAMDSCQTSGIDTFDHFREVTKLIQIAKGGQRPVKDYMLTRYACYLIAQNGDPKKEEIAFAQSYFAVQTRKQEIIEERLSFIERTAARDRLKESEKRLSQNIYERGVDDAGFGRIRSKGDYALFGGNTTQEMKQRLGVKENRPLADFLPTLTIAAKNLATEMTNYNVEEKDLRGEFSITEEHVQNNSSVRDMLGRRGIKPEELPASEDIKKLERRVKSQDKKIVSNSGKLPDNP
- a CDS encoding helix-turn-helix domain-containing protein, with amino-acid sequence MLTYEMIKELCKQKGVTVTGTEKELGFARGSLCKINTSKPSMEKVQKLADYFDVSVNYLMTGKENEGDKYYLNDDTAAMAQKLFENKDLKVLFDAAQDATPEDLKTTYDMLMALKRKERGDNDTGC
- a CDS encoding helix-turn-helix domain-containing protein — its product is MLYDNVKKLCDERHIPVIKLERELEFPRSSICKWNENEPGIRKVQKVADYFGVSIEKLLEEKEVV